One part of the Streptomyces sp. NBC_00286 genome encodes these proteins:
- a CDS encoding MFS transporter, with amino-acid sequence MADDHVPADAAPAGDADLAGDRDAPPAQPMRQVIAASLSGAALEWYDFNLYGLSAALVFNKLFFPDVSPVLGTLASLATFGVGFVLRPVGALLFGHLGDRVGRKKSLVATMLIIGTCTFLIGLLPDYHAIGIWAPVLLVTLRMAQGLGLGGEWAGASLLAVEHAPRHRRGFWGSIPQAGGPVGYLMAIGLVSLFALLPEDEFLSWGWRVPFLLSIVLMVAGLLVRRTIQETPDFERVKSAGARERAPLAATLRKYPRTTALAFGARLGEACSSQVYQPFIIAYATTTRGYPQYVALVGVVLYNVLGLLLMPVAGAVSDRIGRKPLYLTGAAFVAASGFPYLALVDEGSTAAAWSAMALAGLGGAVCMSSIQGAYFAELFGARVRYSALGIATQGSAMVAGFVPAIATALVAGAGGSWPVGVLLAVVGAISFVSAWLLSETRGGAEGEPAGDPGPLMKGRKGGATS; translated from the coding sequence ATGGCTGACGACCATGTCCCCGCGGATGCCGCACCCGCCGGGGACGCAGACTTAGCCGGAGACCGCGACGCACCACCCGCGCAGCCCATGCGCCAGGTGATCGCCGCCAGCCTCTCCGGCGCCGCACTGGAGTGGTACGACTTCAACCTGTACGGGCTCTCCGCAGCCCTCGTCTTCAACAAGCTCTTCTTCCCCGACGTCAGCCCCGTGCTCGGCACCCTCGCCTCACTGGCCACCTTCGGTGTGGGCTTCGTCCTGCGACCGGTGGGCGCGCTGCTCTTCGGGCACCTCGGTGACCGCGTCGGCCGTAAGAAGTCCCTGGTGGCGACCATGCTCATCATCGGGACGTGCACCTTCCTGATCGGTCTGCTGCCCGACTACCACGCCATCGGCATCTGGGCGCCGGTGCTGCTGGTCACGCTGCGCATGGCCCAGGGCCTCGGCCTGGGCGGCGAATGGGCCGGCGCCTCGCTGCTCGCCGTCGAGCACGCCCCGCGTCACCGGCGCGGATTCTGGGGCAGCATTCCGCAGGCCGGCGGCCCCGTGGGGTACCTGATGGCCATCGGCCTCGTGAGCCTGTTCGCCCTGCTGCCGGAGGACGAGTTCCTGAGCTGGGGCTGGCGGGTGCCGTTCCTGCTGAGCATCGTGCTGATGGTCGCGGGCCTGCTCGTACGCCGGACCATCCAGGAGACCCCGGACTTCGAGCGGGTCAAGTCCGCCGGTGCGCGGGAGAGGGCGCCCCTTGCCGCGACGCTGCGGAAGTACCCGCGTACGACCGCGCTGGCCTTCGGTGCGCGACTGGGCGAGGCCTGCAGTTCGCAGGTCTACCAGCCGTTCATCATCGCGTACGCCACCACCACCCGTGGCTATCCGCAGTACGTCGCGCTCGTCGGCGTGGTCCTCTACAACGTGCTCGGGCTGCTGCTGATGCCCGTGGCGGGCGCCGTCTCGGACCGGATCGGCCGTAAGCCGCTGTATCTGACCGGCGCCGCGTTCGTCGCCGCCTCGGGCTTTCCATATCTCGCCCTGGTCGACGAGGGATCGACCGCTGCCGCGTGGAGTGCGATGGCCCTGGCGGGACTTGGCGGTGCGGTGTGCATGTCCAGCATCCAGGGCGCGTACTTCGCGGAGCTGTTCGGGGCGCGTGTGCGGTACTCGGCGCTCGGGATCGCCACGCAGGGTTCGGCGATGGTGGCCGGTTTCGTTCCGGCCATCGCGACGGCCCTGGTCGCGGGGGCTGGGGGGAGTTGGCCGGTGGGGGTGCTGTTGGCCGTTGTGGGCGCGATTTCGTTCGTATCGGCGTGGCTGTTGTCGGAGACGCGGGGTGGGGCGGAGGGGGAGCCTGCGGGTGATCCAGGTCCGCTGATGAAGGGCCGGAAGGGCGGGGCCACTTCGTGA
- a CDS encoding sulfatase-like hydrolase/transferase — MPLRDFPYGPAAPTRRPNVLVFFTDQQRWDTTGLHGNPMGLTPALDRLAADGVSVDRSFTCQPVCAPSRASLQTGQYPTTTGVFRNGLRLPRDTPTLARAFRDAGYATGYIGKWHLAGGRTAGPVPEEDRAGYEYWLAANLLEFTSDAYETTLYDGDGTSHHFDGYRADALGTAAIDFIERERDGGRDRYRPFFLFLSFLEPHHQNSRDDYPAPTGYSDRYDDPWVPPDLAALGGGNWAQNLPGYYGMVRRLDEVLDRVVSVLERRGELDDTVILFTSDHGCHFKTRNSEYKRSVHDASVRVPTVLRGPGGLRGGVRLPDLVAHVDLPPTLLQAAGLPVPPQMQGRSLLPLLHDSAPDWPQEVLIQISESEVARALRTNRWKYAATAPNADPWNDPRADHYQDAYLYDLHSDPHELTNLAADPAYAEVRAELRQRLVQRIVESGEPRPVITAGEPGGA; from the coding sequence ATGCCCCTTCGCGATTTCCCCTACGGGCCCGCCGCTCCCACGCGCCGTCCGAACGTCCTCGTCTTCTTCACCGACCAGCAGCGCTGGGACACCACCGGCCTGCACGGGAACCCCATGGGCCTCACCCCCGCCCTCGACCGGCTCGCCGCGGACGGCGTGAGCGTGGACCGTTCCTTCACCTGTCAGCCCGTCTGCGCGCCCTCGCGCGCCAGCCTCCAGACCGGGCAGTACCCGACCACCACCGGGGTCTTCCGCAACGGCCTCCGCCTCCCGCGGGACACCCCGACCCTGGCCCGCGCGTTCCGGGACGCGGGCTACGCGACCGGCTACATCGGCAAGTGGCACCTCGCCGGGGGCCGTACGGCCGGCCCGGTGCCGGAGGAGGACCGGGCCGGATACGAGTACTGGCTCGCGGCCAACCTGCTGGAGTTCACCTCGGACGCGTACGAGACCACGCTGTACGACGGCGACGGCACCTCGCACCACTTCGACGGCTACCGCGCGGACGCGCTCGGCACGGCGGCCATCGACTTCATAGAGCGCGAGCGGGACGGGGGCCGAGACCGCTACCGGCCGTTCTTCCTCTTCCTGTCGTTCCTGGAGCCGCATCACCAGAACTCCCGCGACGACTATCCCGCTCCCACCGGCTACAGCGACCGCTACGACGACCCCTGGGTGCCCCCCGACCTCGCGGCCCTCGGCGGCGGCAACTGGGCGCAGAACCTGCCCGGTTACTACGGAATGGTGCGCCGACTGGACGAGGTGCTCGACCGCGTCGTCTCCGTCCTTGAGCGGCGCGGGGAACTGGACGACACCGTCATCCTCTTCACCTCCGACCACGGCTGCCACTTCAAGACCCGCAACAGCGAGTACAAACGCAGCGTCCACGACGCCTCCGTACGTGTGCCCACGGTGCTCCGCGGACCGGGCGGCCTCCGGGGCGGCGTACGCCTGCCGGACCTGGTCGCCCACGTCGACCTGCCGCCCACCCTGCTGCAGGCGGCGGGCCTGCCCGTACCCCCACAGATGCAAGGCCGCTCCCTGCTGCCGCTACTGCACGACTCAGCCCCCGACTGGCCGCAGGAGGTCCTGATCCAGATCAGCGAATCGGAAGTCGCCCGAGCCCTGCGCACGAACCGCTGGAAGTACGCCGCAACCGCCCCGAACGCCGACCCCTGGAACGACCCACGCGCCGACCACTACCAGGACGCCTACCTCTACGACCTGCACTCCGACCCCCACGAACTGACCAACCTCGCGGCCGACCCGGCATACGCCGAGGTACGAGCGGAGCTGAGGCAGCGACTCGTACAACGCATCGTCGAGAGCGGCGAACCGCGTCCGGTGATCACAGCGGGTGAGCCCGGCGGCGCGTAG
- a CDS encoding ABC transporter permease, whose translation MAVITPLDKTSAPEQQQRQQQTRRTVRPLVLGGLALVAGIAVWAVVAALGLVENLPTPAAVASKAGTMIADGTLASDTAASLRRVFIGYALGVVVAVPVGFLMGWYPAVRAVVEPYIQFFRTIPPLALIPLAVVLLGIGEVPKIAVIYLASFMACVVASFQGVVDVDKTLINAARVLGASDRVIFAKVVVPASTPFILVGMRIGLGASWATVVAAELIGAQEGLGYRMQKAATWFDMDAIFVSLITIGVLGLVMDRLLLLAERRLTGWQERR comes from the coding sequence ATGGCTGTGATCACCCCTCTCGACAAGACATCCGCCCCTGAACAGCAGCAGCGGCAGCAGCAAACGCGTCGTACCGTCCGGCCGCTGGTCCTGGGCGGCCTGGCACTCGTGGCGGGTATCGCCGTCTGGGCTGTTGTGGCCGCCCTCGGACTGGTCGAGAACCTGCCCACACCGGCGGCCGTGGCCAGCAAGGCGGGCACCATGATCGCCGACGGCACGCTGGCCTCCGATACGGCCGCCAGCCTGCGCCGGGTCTTCATAGGCTACGCACTCGGCGTGGTCGTGGCCGTCCCGGTCGGCTTTCTCATGGGCTGGTATCCGGCGGTGCGCGCCGTGGTCGAGCCGTACATCCAGTTCTTCCGCACCATCCCGCCGCTCGCGCTGATCCCGCTCGCCGTGGTGCTTCTCGGTATCGGCGAGGTGCCGAAGATCGCCGTGATCTACCTGGCCTCGTTCATGGCCTGCGTCGTGGCCTCCTTCCAGGGCGTCGTCGACGTGGACAAGACCCTGATCAACGCAGCCAGGGTGCTGGGCGCCTCGGACCGCGTCATCTTCGCCAAGGTGGTCGTGCCGGCGTCCACGCCGTTCATCCTCGTCGGCATGCGGATCGGCCTCGGCGCGTCCTGGGCCACCGTGGTCGCCGCCGAACTCATCGGTGCGCAGGAGGGGTTGGGCTACCGGATGCAGAAGGCGGCCACCTGGTTCGACATGGACGCGATCTTCGTATCGCTGATCACCATCGGAGTACTCGGGCTCGTCATGGACCGGCTGCTGCTGCTGGCCGAACGACGTCTCACCGGCTGGCAGGAGCGACGATGA
- a CDS encoding family 43 glycosylhydrolase has product MTDNMNRPPIGRRTLLAGAGTLGVAAALPTISATADPATRRLQGGPYPENWPDLEPYGLADTRPDLWPRDDNSFILPLELRPRDEERGRVWMRDTYVNCFVVDGSPLYVATGTTRAPGPDPSASWNDGIFVWVSRSLRGPWRLADTTGIRPGADKGKVWSPEFAGENRPGRTVVAPWQQYWHDDEFGKRGNVWAPEVHHVRGRWYIVACMGDHSRKVGSFLLVSEGGVAGPYRLAEGNLDKPFGEPVAGGPPFIEPGAYHHIDGSIYAEGDDAWLVLHNDLYAKFRDDMEDIVPTTDLPKFRQSPYPEEPYLEGAYVFKHGGKYYLLHAAWNRSSDADDGTTRYAYDRPGTGRTQYQYDAVVAVADRFEGPYSRRWTAGVGAGHNNFFSDHEGGLWATFFRNPKAGYWSHPSRVADAAVPGVVRLEWTGPEGNRLYVRRRQNRPAGD; this is encoded by the coding sequence ATGACCGACAACATGAACCGGCCGCCCATCGGCCGTAGGACCCTGCTGGCAGGCGCCGGCACCCTGGGAGTGGCGGCGGCCCTGCCCACCATCTCCGCGACGGCGGACCCGGCGACGCGACGCTTACAAGGCGGGCCCTACCCGGAGAACTGGCCCGACCTCGAGCCGTACGGCCTCGCCGACACCCGCCCCGACCTCTGGCCGCGCGACGACAACTCCTTCATCCTGCCGCTCGAACTGCGCCCCCGGGACGAGGAGCGCGGCCGGGTCTGGATGCGCGACACCTACGTCAACTGTTTCGTCGTGGACGGCAGTCCGCTCTACGTCGCCACGGGCACCACCCGGGCACCGGGACCCGACCCGTCCGCTTCGTGGAACGACGGCATCTTCGTGTGGGTGTCCCGGTCGCTGCGCGGGCCGTGGCGCCTCGCCGACACGACCGGCATCCGTCCCGGCGCCGACAAGGGCAAGGTGTGGTCGCCCGAGTTCGCGGGCGAGAACCGGCCCGGGCGCACGGTCGTCGCCCCTTGGCAGCAGTACTGGCACGACGACGAGTTCGGCAAGCGCGGCAACGTGTGGGCGCCGGAGGTGCACCACGTCCGCGGCCGCTGGTACATCGTCGCGTGCATGGGTGACCATTCGCGCAAGGTCGGCTCGTTCCTGCTGGTCAGTGAGGGCGGGGTCGCGGGTCCGTACCGGCTCGCCGAGGGCAACCTCGACAAGCCGTTCGGCGAACCCGTCGCCGGCGGGCCGCCGTTCATCGAGCCCGGCGCGTACCACCACATCGACGGCAGCATCTACGCCGAGGGCGACGACGCGTGGCTCGTGCTGCACAACGACCTGTACGCCAAGTTCCGAGACGACATGGAGGACATCGTCCCGACGACGGACCTCCCGAAGTTCCGGCAGTCGCCCTACCCCGAGGAGCCGTACCTCGAAGGCGCGTACGTCTTCAAGCACGGCGGCAAGTACTACCTCCTGCACGCCGCCTGGAACCGCTCGTCCGACGCCGACGACGGCACCACGCGCTACGCCTACGACCGGCCGGGCACCGGCCGCACGCAATACCAGTACGACGCGGTCGTCGCCGTCGCCGACCGCTTCGAAGGCCCGTACTCGCGGAGGTGGACGGCGGGCGTCGGCGCGGGCCACAACAACTTCTTCAGCGACCACGAGGGCGGGCTCTGGGCCACGTTCTTCCGCAATCCGAAGGCCGGGTACTGGTCCCACCCGTCCCGCGTCGCGGACGCCGCCGTCCCCGGTGTCGTACGCCTGGAATGGACGGGGCCCGAGGGCAACCGGCTCTACGTCCGCCGCAGGCAGAACCGACCGGCCGGCGACTGA
- a CDS encoding ABC transporter ATP-binding protein, with amino-acid sequence MDAVIETAGLRRRYQGFEAVRGVDLTVAQGELFALLGTNGAGKTSTLELLEGQAAPAAGTVRVLGRDPYRERADVRPRIGVMLQEGGFPTELTVMETVRMWAGCTSGARPAAEALELTGLSERGAVRVKQLSGGERRRLDLTLALLGRPEVLFLDEPTTGLDAQSRRDTWDLVRELKEQGTTVLLTTHYLEEVELLADRLAIMHGGMIATSGTVADVVAERPSRISFELPLDRFLGDLPPLAALGVTAHQQSGRTVRLETGDLQRTATALLVWARDEGVELRGLDARSATLEEAFMEIAKGLENGTGLAGADPEREGTRR; translated from the coding sequence ATGGACGCAGTCATCGAAACCGCCGGTCTGCGGCGGCGCTATCAGGGCTTCGAGGCCGTACGGGGCGTCGACCTCACGGTCGCCCAGGGCGAGCTCTTCGCTCTCCTCGGGACCAACGGGGCCGGCAAGACCTCCACGCTGGAACTCCTGGAGGGCCAGGCCGCCCCCGCCGCCGGAACCGTCCGCGTGCTCGGCCGCGACCCGTACCGCGAACGCGCCGACGTCCGGCCCCGTATCGGAGTGATGCTCCAAGAGGGCGGCTTCCCCACGGAGTTGACGGTCATGGAGACCGTACGCATGTGGGCGGGCTGCACCAGCGGGGCCCGGCCGGCGGCGGAGGCGCTGGAGCTGACGGGCCTGTCCGAGCGGGGGGCGGTACGGGTCAAGCAGCTCTCCGGCGGCGAGCGGCGCCGGCTCGATCTCACGCTGGCGCTGCTGGGGCGGCCGGAGGTGCTCTTCCTCGACGAGCCGACGACCGGCCTGGACGCACAGTCCCGCCGCGACACCTGGGACCTGGTCCGCGAGCTGAAAGAACAGGGCACGACGGTGCTGCTCACCACGCACTATCTGGAGGAGGTGGAGTTGCTGGCCGACCGGCTGGCGATCATGCACGGGGGGATGATCGCCACGTCCGGCACGGTGGCCGACGTGGTCGCCGAACGGCCCTCCCGGATCAGCTTCGAGCTGCCCCTCGACCGCTTCCTGGGCGATCTGCCGCCGCTCGCCGCGCTGGGCGTGACTGCGCACCAGCAGTCCGGCCGGACGGTCCGGCTGGAGACCGGCGATCTGCAACGGACCGCCACCGCACTGCTGGTGTGGGCCCGCGACGAGGGCGTGGAACTGCGCGGCCTCGACGCCCGGTCGGCGACGCTGGAGGAGGCGTTCATGGAGATCGCCAAGGGTCTGGAGAACGGCACGGGTCTCGCGGGAGCGGACCCGGAGCGCGAGGGGACGCGACGATGA
- a CDS encoding alpha-L-arabinofuranosidase C-terminal domain-containing protein, whose translation MQALIDIDTKHPCGRIERDIYGHFLESAFFGNIEGGVLDEGSPLSEPGPGVRVGFRKDVLALCRELGIPNVRWPGGNFTSPYHWEDGIGERSARPRRLELAWGSEESNRFGTDEFLAWCADVGAAPFLVHGCRSVDDAVRWVEYTNYAGDTAYTRRRKENGHPQPYGVRYWGIGNEPYGPWQMGHRPAAEYAAAAREHARFMRLVDPGIRLIACGSPWQQEEWTRPVLQRAGSLIDYLSLHLYGATTHPYTARAGDDDYEAVVAQPLYFEQRIQDYAHLVAELSAEAGLERPPALALDEWNIRHLEPADWPEPAPGADGGSAPRELPDGSGEPPPRRLRVDRYSSRTLADALFYAGVFHTLHRTVSLQTPVTMANTVNLVNANGLLEVRPAGVVKSASYHVWDLYQNHTGPVALPTAVEGPARTAAVRQGDNREGGGAFATRPGVVPYLDASATLSADGRRLHLAVVNRRRDTAIRTRIVRDGRTGALPAVAEVRDLGADVDDMLAANSLSAPDVVAVRHRPVVETPDGCYDFPAHSVTVLAFDLT comes from the coding sequence GTGCAGGCACTGATCGACATCGACACCAAGCACCCCTGTGGCCGCATCGAGCGCGACATCTACGGCCACTTCCTGGAGTCGGCGTTCTTCGGCAACATCGAGGGCGGAGTCCTCGACGAGGGCTCACCGCTGTCCGAGCCGGGCCCCGGCGTACGGGTCGGCTTCCGCAAGGACGTGCTCGCGCTGTGCCGCGAGCTCGGCATCCCCAACGTCCGCTGGCCCGGCGGCAACTTCACCTCCCCGTACCACTGGGAGGACGGCATCGGGGAGCGCTCCGCGCGCCCGCGGCGGCTCGAACTCGCCTGGGGCAGCGAGGAGTCGAACCGCTTCGGCACCGACGAGTTCCTGGCCTGGTGCGCGGACGTCGGGGCCGCGCCGTTCCTGGTGCACGGCTGCCGCAGCGTGGACGACGCGGTGCGCTGGGTGGAGTACACCAACTACGCGGGCGACACCGCCTACACCCGCCGCCGCAAGGAAAACGGCCACCCGCAGCCGTACGGCGTGCGCTACTGGGGCATCGGCAACGAGCCCTACGGACCGTGGCAGATGGGCCACCGCCCGGCGGCCGAGTACGCCGCCGCGGCCCGCGAGCACGCCCGCTTCATGCGCCTGGTCGATCCCGGGATCAGGCTGATCGCCTGCGGCAGCCCCTGGCAGCAGGAGGAATGGACGCGGCCCGTGCTCCAGCGGGCGGGCTCGCTGATCGACTACCTCTCGCTGCACCTCTACGGAGCCACCACGCACCCGTACACCGCCAGGGCCGGCGACGACGACTACGAGGCCGTCGTCGCCCAGCCGCTGTACTTCGAGCAGCGCATCCAGGACTACGCCCACCTGGTGGCCGAACTCTCCGCCGAGGCAGGTCTGGAGCGCCCGCCGGCACTCGCGCTCGACGAGTGGAACATCCGCCATCTGGAGCCTGCCGACTGGCCAGAGCCGGCGCCCGGCGCCGACGGCGGCAGCGCGCCGCGGGAGCTGCCGGACGGCTCGGGCGAGCCGCCGCCGCGGCGGCTGCGGGTCGACCGCTACAGCTCCCGCACCTTGGCCGACGCGCTGTTCTACGCGGGCGTCTTCCACACCCTGCATCGGACGGTCTCCCTGCAGACGCCGGTGACGATGGCCAACACGGTCAATCTGGTCAACGCCAACGGGCTGCTCGAAGTCCGCCCGGCCGGAGTCGTGAAGTCGGCCTCGTACCACGTGTGGGACCTGTACCAGAACCACACCGGACCGGTGGCGCTGCCGACCGCGGTCGAGGGCCCGGCCCGTACCGCGGCCGTACGTCAGGGCGACAACCGGGAGGGCGGCGGCGCGTTCGCGACCCGACCCGGCGTCGTGCCGTACCTCGACGCGAGTGCCACGCTCTCGGCCGACGGCCGCCGCCTCCACCTGGCCGTCGTCAACCGCCGCCGGGACACGGCGATTCGCACCCGCATCGTGCGGGACGGCCGTACCGGCGCCCTCCCGGCGGTGGCCGAGGTGCGCGATCTGGGCGCGGACGTGGACGACATGCTCGCCGCCAACAGCCTGAGTGCTCCGGACGTCGTCGCCGTCCGCCATCGCCCGGTCGTGGAGACGCCGGACGGTTGCTACGACTTCCCGGCACACTCCGTCACCGTGCTGGCCTTCGACCTGACGTGA
- a CDS encoding ROK family protein, which yields MLSGMQPMHPMHPHDGPLTRLRRSHEQSVLELLRKYGPLSRAELGTRSGLSRTTLYDIVAGLVTSGAVVAGTPYVEARKRGRPVEKLSLNPAAGEAVGIDFARRAVHVAAVNLAHEVVGSASEGHAGDLSWPERVDIAVRLLDSLTTRAPAGAGDGAGDGGSGRAQAVHLGALRAIGVGVVGPTTDPGSESAHAQGIDGLPDLLRKRFGVPVLLDNNTRLAALAEAVWGAAADSGDVLYLRLSHGVGGGLVVGGALHRGRYGLSGEFGHITVDPAGERCECGKTGCLETRASLDAVLRRYREAGGRADSPADFLASATAADRPALEVLDRVGGEVGQVLAAVCHAVGPGVIVVGGELAQAGDALLAPVEQALRQHLMPLARHHVDVRRATLGEAGSALGGIALVLHETPLLTHYPQPVAEENA from the coding sequence ATGCTGTCCGGCATGCAGCCCATGCATCCCATGCATCCACACGACGGCCCGCTGACGCGGCTCCGCCGCAGCCACGAGCAATCCGTTCTCGAGCTGCTCCGCAAGTACGGTCCGCTGAGCCGTGCCGAGTTGGGCACCCGCAGCGGGCTCTCCCGCACCACGCTCTACGACATCGTCGCCGGGCTGGTGACCAGCGGTGCGGTGGTCGCCGGCACGCCGTACGTCGAGGCGCGCAAGCGGGGGCGTCCGGTGGAGAAGCTCAGCCTCAACCCGGCCGCCGGGGAGGCGGTGGGCATCGACTTCGCGCGTCGTGCCGTGCATGTCGCCGCGGTCAACCTCGCCCATGAGGTGGTCGGTTCGGCCAGCGAGGGGCATGCCGGTGACCTGTCCTGGCCGGAGCGGGTGGACATCGCCGTACGGCTGCTCGACTCGCTGACGACCCGTGCGCCGGCCGGGGCCGGGGACGGGGCCGGGGACGGCGGCTCAGGGCGGGCCCAGGCCGTCCATCTCGGCGCGCTCCGCGCGATCGGCGTCGGCGTGGTCGGCCCGACCACCGACCCCGGCAGCGAGAGCGCCCACGCGCAGGGCATCGACGGCCTGCCGGACCTGCTGCGCAAGCGGTTCGGGGTGCCGGTGCTGCTCGACAACAACACCCGCCTCGCCGCGCTCGCCGAAGCGGTGTGGGGCGCGGCGGCGGACAGCGGCGACGTGCTCTACCTGCGGCTGTCGCACGGTGTGGGCGGCGGCCTGGTCGTGGGCGGCGCGCTGCACCGGGGCAGGTACGGACTGTCCGGCGAGTTCGGGCACATCACAGTGGACCCGGCCGGCGAGCGCTGCGAGTGCGGCAAGACCGGCTGCCTGGAAACGCGCGCCTCGCTCGATGCGGTCCTGCGCCGGTACCGGGAGGCGGGCGGCCGGGCGGACAGTCCCGCGGACTTCCTGGCCTCAGCGACGGCGGCCGACCGGCCCGCACTGGAAGTGCTGGATCGCGTCGGCGGCGAGGTCGGCCAAGTCCTCGCCGCGGTCTGTCACGCCGTCGGCCCCGGCGTGATCGTCGTCGGCGGTGAACTGGCCCAGGCCGGCGACGCCCTGCTCGCACCGGTCGAACAGGCCCTGCGGCAGCACCTGATGCCGCTCGCCCGGCACCACGTTGACGTACGGCGCGCCACGCTCGGCGAGGCCGGCAGCGCCCTGGGCGGCATCGCCCTCGTACTCCATGAAACCCCCCTGCTCACCCACTACCCGCAGCCCGTCGCCGAGGAGAACGCATGA
- a CDS encoding aliphatic sulfonate ABC transporter substrate-binding protein, whose product MPRSTLRHALMTLPAVFMLSLSVSACSGSGSGDDSTVRFGYIGDYNGASLLAIAEKQQLWKKAGLTAEVKSFNNGPVQIQALGAGDLDYGYIGPGAMWLPASGQSKIIAINTLTYADRVIGQPGMDSMKDLKGKRIGVPEGTSGDMILNIALEEAGMTDKDINKVNMDPSTIVSAFSSGKIDAAGFFYPAIETIKQKVPDLVEVASTKDTGDSFPTAFVAGNKVPEDKNSKVVKVLQQANDWRQAHPEETIALTAKLLEVSEAQTKADASHVQTLSTADLAAKSKSGEVDDWLKTLGDFFVRNKQLDENPDPGDYYAGDLYEQAQGE is encoded by the coding sequence ATGCCCCGAAGCACGCTCAGGCACGCCCTGATGACACTGCCCGCCGTATTCATGCTGTCGCTGTCCGTGAGCGCGTGTTCCGGGAGCGGCTCCGGCGACGACTCCACGGTCAGGTTCGGCTACATCGGCGACTACAACGGGGCCAGTCTGCTGGCGATCGCCGAGAAGCAGCAGCTGTGGAAGAAGGCCGGGCTGACCGCGGAGGTGAAGTCGTTCAACAACGGCCCGGTGCAGATCCAGGCGCTCGGCGCAGGTGACCTCGACTACGGATACATCGGCCCGGGCGCGATGTGGCTGCCCGCGTCCGGCCAGTCCAAGATCATCGCCATCAATACGCTCACGTACGCGGACCGCGTCATAGGCCAGCCCGGGATGGACTCCATGAAGGACCTCAAGGGCAAGCGGATCGGCGTGCCCGAGGGCACCTCCGGCGACATGATCCTCAACATCGCGCTGGAGGAGGCCGGGATGACCGACAAGGACATCAACAAGGTCAACATGGATCCGTCCACGATCGTCTCCGCCTTCTCCTCCGGGAAGATCGACGCCGCCGGCTTCTTCTATCCGGCCATCGAGACCATCAAGCAGAAGGTGCCGGACCTGGTGGAGGTCGCCAGCACCAAGGACACGGGGGATTCCTTCCCCACCGCCTTCGTCGCCGGCAACAAGGTGCCGGAAGACAAGAACAGCAAGGTGGTCAAGGTGCTGCAGCAGGCCAACGACTGGCGCCAGGCACACCCCGAGGAGACCATCGCGCTCACCGCGAAGCTGCTGGAGGTCTCCGAGGCCCAGACGAAGGCCGACGCCTCCCACGTCCAGACCCTCTCCACCGCGGACCTGGCCGCCAAGTCGAAGAGCGGCGAAGTGGACGACTGGCTGAAGACACTCGGCGACTTCTTCGTACGCAACAAGCAGCTGGACGAGAACCCCGATCCCGGCGACTACTACGCGGGCGACCTCTACGAGCAGGCGCAGGGCGAATAG
- a CDS encoding ABC transporter ATP-binding protein, whose product MNSKISFRGVVKTFPLKAATFTALDGVDLDIADREFVTVVGPSGCGKSTLMSMAAGLQEPDSGSVLVDGKPVSGPGPDRGVIFQQYALFPWLTVRQNVEFGLKLAAVPAEERRRRADAAIGLVGLGEFADALPKTLSGGMKQRCAIARAYAVDPQVLLMDEPFGALDALTRVQLQDQLLGTWSQEKRTVLFITHDVDEAVYLANRVVIMAAGPGRIHRVIDVDLPYPRTEEIRLSPEFRRIRNEVWTSVYHQDEAASAA is encoded by the coding sequence ATGAACAGCAAGATCAGTTTCCGGGGTGTGGTGAAGACCTTCCCGCTGAAGGCTGCCACCTTCACGGCACTCGACGGGGTGGACCTGGACATCGCGGACCGGGAGTTCGTCACCGTCGTGGGTCCGTCCGGCTGCGGCAAGTCCACGCTGATGAGCATGGCCGCGGGACTGCAGGAGCCCGACTCGGGCAGCGTCCTGGTCGACGGGAAGCCGGTGTCGGGTCCCGGCCCCGACCGGGGTGTGATCTTCCAGCAGTACGCCCTGTTCCCCTGGCTGACCGTGCGGCAGAACGTGGAGTTCGGGCTCAAACTCGCCGCCGTACCCGCCGAGGAGCGCAGGCGGCGCGCGGACGCGGCCATCGGCCTCGTCGGACTCGGTGAGTTCGCCGACGCCCTGCCCAAGACGCTGTCCGGGGGCATGAAGCAGCGCTGCGCCATCGCCCGCGCGTACGCGGTGGACCCTCAAGTTCTGCTGATGGACGAGCCGTTCGGCGCTCTCGACGCGCTCACCCGGGTGCAGTTGCAGGACCAGCTCCTGGGGACCTGGAGCCAGGAGAAGCGGACCGTACTGTTCATCACCCATGACGTTGACGAGGCCGTCTACCTGGCCAACCGTGTCGTCATCATGGCGGCGGGCCCCGGGCGCATCCACCGCGTCATCGACGTGGACCTGCCCTATCCGCGTACGGAGGAGATCCGGCTGTCCCCGGAGTTCCGCCGCATCCGCAACGAGGTCTGGACGTCCGTGTACCACCAGGACGAAGCCGCCTCGGCCGCGTAA